The Thioclava sp. GXIMD4216 genome contains the following window.
ACAAAATCGGCTTCGGTCCGCTGATGGGCGATGTCTTCCACGCGCCCTACCCCTATGAAGCACATGGCGTGTCGATCGATGACAGCATGAATGCCATCGAGAAACTGTTCAAAGCCGATGTCGATCCGGCCCGCGTGGCCGCCATCGTGCTGGAGCCCGTGCAAGGTGAAGGCGGTTTCGTGCCCGCACCGAAAGAATTCGTCAACCGCATCCGTGCCCTTTGCGACAAGCATGGCATCGTGATGATCGCAGACGAAGTCCAAACCGGCTTCGCCCGCACCGGCACCGTCTTCGCGATGGAACAGCATGAATCGGCCGCGGACCTGATCACGATGGCGAAATCGCTGGGTGGCGGCTTCCCGATCGCAGGCGTCGTTGGCCGCGCCGAAATCATGGATGCCGCAGGCCCCGGCGGTCTGGGTGGCACCTATGGCGGCAACCCGCTGGCCATCGCGGCAGCCAATGCCGTGCTGGATGTGATCGCGGAAGAAAAACTCTGCGACCGTGCAAACCTGCTGGGCGACAAGCTGAAAACCAAGCTGGAAGAGCTCAAGACCATCGTGCCGGAACTGACCGAAGTGCGTGGCCCGGGCTTCATGGTTGCCGCAGAATTCATGAATGATGACGGCACCCCCGCCACCGAGCTGACCAACAAGATCCGTCTGGCAGCCCTGGAACGCGGCCTGCTGCTGCTGACCTGTGGCGTCTATGGCAACGTCATCCGCTTCCTCGCGCCGATCACCATTCCGGATGCGCAATTCGACGAAGCCATGACCATCCTGACCGACGCGGTGAAAGCCGTGAAAGGCGCCAAGGAACTGGCCAATGCTTGATCGCGCAGATCTCGCAGCAAAACTGAAGGACGCGTCTCTGCTGGAGACGCGCGCCTATATCAATGGCGAATGGGTGGCTGCGGCCAAGACCTTCACGGTCGACAACCCCTCGACCGGCGAGAAACTGGCCGAAGTGCCGGATCTTACCGTCGAGGACACCCAACGCGCGATTGACGCGGCCTTCGCAGCGAAAGCGGCCTGGGCGGCGAAAACCGGCAAAGAGCGTGGCGCGATCCTGCGCAAGCTGTATGACCTGATGGTGGCCAATGCCGATGATCTGGCCACGATCCTGACCGCCGAGATGGGCAAGCCCTGGGCCGAAGCCCGCGGCGAAGTCCTGTACGGGGCCTCCTATGTCGAATGGTTCTCGGAAGAAGCCAAACGTCTTTATGGCGACTTCATTCCGGGCCATGCGACCGATATCCGCATGGTTGTGATCAAGCAGCCGGTGGGCGTTGTGGGGGCGATCACGCCGTGGAACTTCCCCAATGCGATGCTGGCCCGCAAGCTGGCTCCCGCCTTGGCCGCAGGCTGCACGATGGTGGCCCGCCCCTCCGAGTTCACGCCGCTTTCGGCGCTGGCTCTGACGGTGCTGATCGAGCGCGCAGGCGTGCCCGCAGGTGTGTTCAACATCGTCACCGGTCTGGATGCGTCGGGCATCGGCAAAGCCCTGTGCGACAGCCCGAAGGTCGCCAAAATGACCTTCACCGGCTCCACCCGCGTGGGCAAGATCCTGATGCGTCAGGGGGCCGACACGGTCAAGAAGATCTCGCTGGAACTGGGCGGCAATGCGCCGTTCATCGTGTTCGACGATGCCGATCTGGATGCAGCGGTGCAAGGCGCGATGATCGCCAAGTTCCGCAATAACGGTCAGACCTGCGTCTGCGCGAACCGCATCTATGTGCAGGCAGGCGTCTATGATGCTTTCGCCGAAAAGCTGGCCAAGGCGATGGGCGCGCTGACGCTGGGCGATGGCTTCACCGAAGGCACCACCACCGGCCCGCTGATCAACACCGCGGCTCTGGCCAAGGTCGAGGATCACATTGCCGATGCCGTGTCCAAGGGCGCGACCGTTCTGACGGGCGGCAAACGCTCCAATCTGGGCGGCACCTTCCACGAGCCGACGCTGCTGGCAGGGGTGACGCAAGAGATGAAGGTGGCCTCGGAAGAGACCTTCGGTCCTTTGGCACCGCTGGTCAAATTCGACACCGAAGCCGATGCGGTTGCCTTTGCCAATGACACCGAATTCGGTCTGGCGAGCTATTTCTACACCGGCGATCTCAAACGTGCATGGCGCGTGGGCGAGGCGCTGGAAACAGGGATGGTGGGCATCAATACCGGTGCCATCTCCTCGGAAATCGCTCCCTTCGGCGGGATCAAGCAATCCGGTCAGGGGCGCGAAGGCTCCAAATACGGCTGCGATGACTATCTCGAAATCAAGAATCTCTGCTTCGGCGGGATCAAATAATCTCAAAAGCCCCCGGTCATACGGGGGCTTTTTTCTTGGCCCCTCTTCTTGGCCCGTCTTTGCTGGCTCGTCGCACGCGCCCCCCTGCCGGAAGACAGGCCGGATATGGCAACCCAAGCCGGCATCACATAATAAATTGCATTTTAGCTTCTCTCGCGGATGCAGCAAAATTAGCCCCCGAAGCTGCATTCTATTCCAAATGCTTAGGGGGAATATGCTGCAATCGGAGGCATTTTGATACACGCGGCGCGGGAAAGAGGACTTTAATATATCGCGCCTAATGCTGACAGCACTCCAATAAAGGTGATCCGCAGATGTCAGCTCCGAAACGCCATGTCTCTTTGAAACAGAAGATCTCGCGCCTGCTTGTTCTCCCGCTTCTCGCCGTGATCCTGCTTTCCGGACTCATGATTTTCGAGCGGATTTCCAGCAGCCAAAAAGCCAGAAACCTGAGCGCCCTCATGGAATTCGCGTCCTCCCTGTCCAATCTCGTGCACGAGCAGCAAAAGGAACGGGGCGCGACGAGCGTCTTTCTCAGCAGCGAGGGTAGCCTGTTCAAAGACGAGCTGGCAGCGCAGCGCGGCCAGACGGATCAACGCCTTAAAGCGTTCACACAGATGGGCGACCGCCTCGCCGGCACCTTCACCCCGCGTCTGGCGGCAAGCTATGCCAATCTTCAGGCGCAAATCGCGCAACGTGCAAAGATCCGCGCGCAGGTCGATAGCCTGACACTCCCCATACCCGAAGCGCTTGGCCATTATACAACGATCAATGCGGATGCGATCAACATCATCGGCCAGCTTTCCAAACTGGCGATCAGCGCAGAGCTGGCCAAAAAGCTCGGGGCATTGACCTCTTTCATGGCCACAAAAGAACGCGCCGGCATCGAACGGGCCATTGGTGCGGGCGGCTTTGCCTTGGGCAGCTTCGACATGGCCCGACTGGCCTCGCTTTACAAACTGGTGTCACAGCAGGATATGGGCCTGGAGTTTTTCCGCGATTTTTCTTCTCAGGCACAAGCCGCCGAGCTGGACACGCTGGAACACAGCCCCGAATTCACAGATGTCGCGCGTCTGCGCGACATCGCCTTTGCCTATCCCGAAACCCGAAGCACCCAGGGCGTGACCGCGCAGGAGTTCTTTGATGCCACGACAAAACGTATCGGCATGCTGAAGACCTTCGAGGACGGAATTTCTGCGGATATCATGGCCTCTGCAAAAGAGTTTGTCCGGCATCAAACGGTTCTCTTGGCGCTGAATATCGTGGCGATGTTTGGAGCCTGTGGCATGATCCTGCTTCTCGCACGCCGCATTTCCACAAAAATGGCGCAGGAAGTCGGCCATATCTCGCAACGGGCGACCCAGATGGCAACCGGTCAGATGGATAGCGAGATGCCGGAGACGACCATTCTCGAATTCGGTCGGATCAACGACGCCATCGAAGCCTTCCGTCAAAGCATCCTGCGCGCGCGGCGACAGGAAGAGGCCCATGCCAAAGAGACCCAGATGCGCGAACTCTCGGAGCGGGAGCATGCCGAGCATCTTCTGGAGCAGGAAAAGCTTGCGGCAGAGCAACAGCTTGCCCATGCCGCAGCGAAACAGGCCGAAGATGAAGCGATTGCCGAAGAAATCAACGAGGTTGTCACGGCCTGCGCCAGAGGCGACTTCACCAAGCGCATTCCGCTCCAAGGCAAAACGGGCCTGATGGCCGAACTCTGCAAGGGCCTGAACGAGATCGGCAGCTGCGTCGAACAGGGCATGACCGAGGTCGAAACCTCGATGCGGAGCTTCGCACAGGGCAATTTCACCTATCGCATGCCCGATACGTTGCGCGGCAGCTTCCATCGTGTCGCGCAATCCAGCAATCAGGCCGCCAATGCCCTTTCGATGACCATGCAGACCATCTCCGCGTCCTCGCAGCGCATCGAAAGCTCGACGCAGGAAATCGCGGATGCCTCTGCCGATCTGGCGCGCCGATCGGAGAAGAATGCCGCCGTTCTGGAAGAGACGACTTCGGCCCTGACAGAGATGTCCGCCTCGGTCACCAGCTCGTCGCGAGCGCTTGACGAGGCCCAGAAGACCATTGGCGATATCAGCGAACGTGCCGAGCGCGGACACCAGATCGTGGTCAATGCAATCGCGGCAATGGACAGTATCGAAAGCTCGTCTGCACAGATCGAACGCGTCTTGCAGGTCATTGACGATATTGCTTTCCAGACCAATCTGCTGGCGCTCAATGCGGGGGTAGAAGCCGCACGCGCGGGAGAGGCGGGACGCGGTTTTGCGGTTGTCGCCTCGGAGGTGCGGGCGTTGGCGCAGCGGTCGGCTGATGCCTCGCAAGAGATCAGCAACATGATTTCGACCTCGGGCACGGATGTCCAGCGCGGCGTCTCCATGGTGAACTCCACCGGATCGGCCTTGGCGGATATCGTCAGCGGTGTACATGACATCCGTAGCCGGATCGAGAGCATCGTGACGGCCACGCGGGAGACGACGATCGGCATCAATGAAATCTCCGGCGCGACCCTGGAACTGGATCAGACCACACAGAAAAATGCCGCCATGTTCGAAGAAACCAATGCCGCCATCGCGACCTTGCGGACGGAAACGGAGGCTCTTGCTGCGGAAATCGGCACCTTCCAGATTGATCCCGGAGATGTCGAATTTTTCGCCCCGCCCGAACGTCTGGCCAGCTAGGCGCGAAAAACGCAGTTCCCGCTTTGCACATCGGCTGCGCCTGAGAGAACATCCGGCAACCTTGCGGCACCGCCCTGCGCGCGCCTACATGCAGGGGAAACGGAAGGATCACTCGTATGAAAAAGATCGGCTTTCTCTCTTTCGGACATTGGGCGAACGACCGCGGCTCGCAAGTCCGCTCGGCGTCGGATGTCCTGTTGCAATCCATCGATCTGGCTGTCGCGGCAGAGCAGATGGGGCTGGATGGTGCCTATTTCCGCGTGCACCACTATGCCCGTCAACTGGCCTCTCCCTTTCCGCTTCTGGCGGCGGTCGGTGCCCGCACCACCAGCATCGAGATCGGCACCGGCGTCATCGACATGCGCTATGAAAACCCGCTCTATATGGTCGAAGATGCCGGAAGTGCCGACCTGATCGCGGGCGGCAGGTTGCAACTGGGCATCTCGCGCGGCTCGCCCGAGCAGGTCATTGATGGCTGGCGGCATTTCGGCTATCAGCCCGCCGAAGGCGAGACCCCTGCCGATATGGCGCGCCGTCATACGCAGGTTTTCTTGCAGATGATCGAAGGGGAAGGCTTCGCCCAGCCCAATCCCCGCCCGATGTTCCCCAATCCGCCGGGCCTACTACGGCTGGAACCGCAAAGTCCGGGCTTGCGCAACCGTATCTGGTGGGGGGCGGGTTCCAATGCCACCGCCGAATGGGCTGCGAAACTGGGGATGAACCTGCAAAGCTCGACGCTCAAGGATGACGAGACGGGCGAGGCCTTCCACATCCAGCAAGCCAAGCAGATCCGCGCCTATCGGGCCGCGTGGAAAGAGGCCGGCCATAGTCATGCGCCACGGGTCTCTGTCTCGCGCTCGATCTTTGCGCTGATGAACGATCAGGACCGGATGTATTTCGGGAACGGCTCGAAAGATCAGGACCAGATCGGCATTATCGACCAGACCCGTTCTGTATTCGGCAGGGGCTATGCGGATGAGCCGGACCGCTTGATTGACCAGCTGCGGCAGGACGAGGCGATTGCCGAAGCCGATACGCTGCTGCTCACCGTGCCCAATATGCTGGGGGTTGATTACAACACCCATGTGCTTGAAAGCCTTCTGACCCATGTCGCGCCCGCATTGGGTTGGCGTTAACCACCTTAAACCGCGCCTTGCCTTGGCGCGGTTTTCTTGCTCTGATCCGGCGAAAATACCACAGCAGGGATCACTATGAGCATCGTCGTCTATCTTCCAAGCCCGAAAACCAGTGCCAAATGGGTGGCGCGGCTGCAGACCGTTCTGCCCGAGGCCGAGGTGGTTTCAGGCCATGAGCCGTTCGACGCGGCGCAGGTGGAATATGCCGCGGTATGGCAACCTGCCCACGGCTTTCTGGCTGGCCTGCCAAACCTGAGGGCGATTGTGTCGCTGGCCGCGGGGGTCGATCATCTTGCCGCAGATCCCGAACTGCCGCGCCAGATCCCTGTCATTCGCACGATCGGGTCGGATCTCACCCAGCGTATGCGGGAATATGTGGCGATGCAGGTGCTCAATCTCCATCGCGGCATGCCCGAAATGCTGGCCAGCGCGCAGCAGGCAAAATGGGCACCGATTGTGGCGCCGGTCGCAGGTCAGCGCAAAGTCGGCATTCTTGGCCTTGGCAATCTGGGTGCAGCGGCGGCAGCGCTGCTGGCGCAGATCGGCTTCGAGACCAGAGGTTGGGCCCGCAGCCCCAAGGATATCGCCCAAGTGACGTGCCATCACGGCCCCGAAGGCCTGAAGAGATTCCTGCAAGATTGTGAAATCGTAGTAAATCTTCTGCCACTCACCCCCGAAACCCGCCATATTCTGGACGCTTCGCTATTTCAGGCCCTGCCAAAGGGGGCCTGTCTGGTGAATTGCGGGCGCGGCGATCACTTGCACGAGGCCGATCTGCTGGCCGCATTGGACAACGGGCAGATTGCCCATGCGATCCTTGATGCCTTCCCTATCGAGCCGCTGCCCGAAGAGCATCCTTTCTGGACGCATCCCAATGTGACGGTCACGCCGCATATCGCCTCGCAGGTCGATCCCGATACAGGCAGCCGGATCATTGCCGAAAATATCCGCCAGTTTGCCAAAGACGGGCGCTGCGGCGATATGGCCGATATGCAGCGCGGTTATTAACTCCCGCTGAGGGAAAACGGGCGCGAAACCCTCGCGCCCGTTTCCTCTGCATTTTCAACATGGCGGAAGATTCAGAAGCTTAGCATAGCGCCATCGCCCGACGGCGCTCTTTTGCAACGTCAAAACGGTCAAGCATCATCACTTTGTGCCAGGCTTTCACGAAATCGCGCACCAGATAGGCCTCGCCATCATCTGCGGCATAATATTCGGCCAGTTGGCGCAGCTCGCTATTGGAGCCGAAAACCAGATCGCAACGCGAGGCGGTATAGGATGCCCCCTCTCCCGCACGCGGTCGGATATCGAACATCTCTTCACCGTCCTGCGGGTGCCATGCATAGTCCATCGATACCAGCACACGGAAATAATCATTGGTCAACTGACCCTTCCGCTGGGTAAAGATCCCCGTTTCCGACCCATCATAATTCTGGTCAAGCGCCCGTAGCCCACCGGCCAGTGCCGTCCATTCCGGCGCGGTCAGCGCAAGTTTTGCGGCCTGATCAAGGAAGAGCTGCTCTGCCGGAACCTGATAGCGGATGCCCGGATGCCGGTAATTGCGGAACCCGTCCACCACGGGCAGCAACCAGTCGAAGGTCTCGGCATCGGTCCATTCGTCGCTGGCATCCGTGCGTCCCGCCACGAAGGGCACGCAAACGTCATGCCCCGCAGCCTTGGCCGCAGCTTCAACGGCCGCACAACCTGCCAGAACAATCAGATCGGCCATCGAAACCTTGGCCGCCCCCTTGGCGTCAAAGTCGGACTTTACCTGTTCCAATGCGGACAGCACCCGCGAGAGTTGGGCGGGATTGTTCACCGCCCAATCCTTTTGTGGCGCAAGGCGGATGCGCGCGCCGTTGGCACCTCCGCGTTTGTCGGTATCGCGATAGGTCGAGGCCGAAGCCCATGCCGTAGCAATCAGCTCGCGCAGCGGAATTCCGGTCGTCAGGCAGGTCTTTTTCAGCTCTGCAATATCGGCCTCGCTGATCGGCGGATACTCTGCCTCGGGCGTCGGGTCCTGCCAGATGAACGTGCCGCCGATCTCCGGCCCGAGCCAGCGCGAGGTCGGCCCCAGATCGCGGTGGATCAGCTTGTGCCACGCCTTCGAGAAGCAATCGGTGAAATAGTCGAAATCCGCCAGAAAGCGCTCGCAGATCTTGCGGTATTCGGGATCGACCTTCAGCGCCAGATCCGATGTCATCATCATCAGCGGATTCATCTGGCCCTCGACATGCGCATCAGGCGTTTTCGGCGCGTCGGGGTCTTCGGGGGTCCATTGCACGGCCCCCGCCGGAGATGTCTCCTGCTTCCATTCATATTTGAACAGGTTTTCCAGATAGGAATTGTCCCACATCGTGGGGTCGGGGGTCCAGCTGCCCTCGATCCCGTTGGTCATGGTATATTGCGCAAACCCGAGGCCTTCGGGGTTTTGCCAGCCCAGACCCTGCGCCTGAATCGGCGCCCCTTCCGGCGCAGGACCGATTTCATCGGCGCTAACCATCCCGTGCGATTTCCCGAAAGCATGCCCGCCCGCAATCAGGGCAACGGTCTCTTCGTCATTCATCGCCATGCGGGCAAAGGTCTCGCGGATATCGCGGGCGCTGTCTTGCGCATTCCCGTTGCCATTGGGGCCTTCGGGATCGACATAGATCAGGGCCTGATTGGCATTGGCCAACGGCGCTTCGAGATCATAATGATCAGACCGGACATCCCCTTCCCAACGCAGGTCACGGGTGACCATCTGGTTCGGATGGCCTTCCAGCGGACCTTGCCCGACCTCCGAAGGACGCTTGCCGTTCCACCCCTCGGGGCCCCAATATGTGGCGCGATCTGCTTCCCACGCATCCACGCGACCAAAGGCAAAGCCTTGGATCGGCAGGCCCATATCTTCTAACGCAAGCGTGCCGGCCAGCATCATCAGGTCGGCCCAGCTCAGTTTTGCCCCATATTTCTGCTTGATCGGCAATAGAAGACGGCGGGATTTATCGGTATTGCCATTGTCCCACCACGAATTGATCGGCGCGAAACGCTGCATCCCTTCGGCCGAACCGCCACGCCCGTCGGCGATGCGATAGGTGCCCGCCGAGTGCCACGCCATACGCACCATTTGCGGCCCGTAATGCCCGTAATCCGAAGGCCACCAGTCTTTCGAACTATGCAAAAGCGCGCGCAGGTCGGCCTTGAGCGCGGCAATATCCAGATCCTTGATCGCTTCGGCGTAAT
Protein-coding sequences here:
- a CDS encoding LLM class flavin-dependent oxidoreductase — its product is MKKIGFLSFGHWANDRGSQVRSASDVLLQSIDLAVAAEQMGLDGAYFRVHHYARQLASPFPLLAAVGARTTSIEIGTGVIDMRYENPLYMVEDAGSADLIAGGRLQLGISRGSPEQVIDGWRHFGYQPAEGETPADMARRHTQVFLQMIEGEGFAQPNPRPMFPNPPGLLRLEPQSPGLRNRIWWGAGSNATAEWAAKLGMNLQSSTLKDDETGEAFHIQQAKQIRAYRAAWKEAGHSHAPRVSVSRSIFALMNDQDRMYFGNGSKDQDQIGIIDQTRSVFGRGYADEPDRLIDQLRQDEAIAEADTLLLTVPNMLGVDYNTHVLESLLTHVAPALGWR
- a CDS encoding glyoxylate/hydroxypyruvate reductase A translates to MSIVVYLPSPKTSAKWVARLQTVLPEAEVVSGHEPFDAAQVEYAAVWQPAHGFLAGLPNLRAIVSLAAGVDHLAADPELPRQIPVIRTIGSDLTQRMREYVAMQVLNLHRGMPEMLASAQQAKWAPIVAPVAGQRKVGILGLGNLGAAAAALLAQIGFETRGWARSPKDIAQVTCHHGPEGLKRFLQDCEIVVNLLPLTPETRHILDASLFQALPKGACLVNCGRGDHLHEADLLAALDNGQIAHAILDAFPIEPLPEEHPFWTHPNVTVTPHIASQVDPDTGSRIIAENIRQFAKDGRCGDMADMQRGY
- a CDS encoding 4-aminobutyrate--2-oxoglutarate transaminase; the protein is MANADIESRRKAALARGVGVLTDHYAVRAENTEIWDADGNRLLDFASGIAVLNTGHRHPKVIEAVKAQLDAFTHTCHQVIPYENYVRLAERINALAPGDFAKKTVFVTTGAEALENAVKIARAHTNRSAVITFQGGFHGRTFMTMAMTGKVAPYKIGFGPLMGDVFHAPYPYEAHGVSIDDSMNAIEKLFKADVDPARVAAIVLEPVQGEGGFVPAPKEFVNRIRALCDKHGIVMIADEVQTGFARTGTVFAMEQHESAADLITMAKSLGGGFPIAGVVGRAEIMDAAGPGGLGGTYGGNPLAIAAANAVLDVIAEEKLCDRANLLGDKLKTKLEELKTIVPELTEVRGPGFMVAAEFMNDDGTPATELTNKIRLAALERGLLLLTCGVYGNVIRFLAPITIPDAQFDEAMTILTDAVKAVKGAKELANA
- a CDS encoding NAD-dependent succinate-semialdehyde dehydrogenase; its protein translation is MLDRADLAAKLKDASLLETRAYINGEWVAAAKTFTVDNPSTGEKLAEVPDLTVEDTQRAIDAAFAAKAAWAAKTGKERGAILRKLYDLMVANADDLATILTAEMGKPWAEARGEVLYGASYVEWFSEEAKRLYGDFIPGHATDIRMVVIKQPVGVVGAITPWNFPNAMLARKLAPALAAGCTMVARPSEFTPLSALALTVLIERAGVPAGVFNIVTGLDASGIGKALCDSPKVAKMTFTGSTRVGKILMRQGADTVKKISLELGGNAPFIVFDDADLDAAVQGAMIAKFRNNGQTCVCANRIYVQAGVYDAFAEKLAKAMGALTLGDGFTEGTTTGPLINTAALAKVEDHIADAVSKGATVLTGGKRSNLGGTFHEPTLLAGVTQEMKVASEETFGPLAPLVKFDTEADAVAFANDTEFGLASYFYTGDLKRAWRVGEALETGMVGINTGAISSEIAPFGGIKQSGQGREGSKYGCDDYLEIKNLCFGGIK
- the katG gene encoding catalase/peroxidase HPI → MKDHDGATQGACPFRGTRIGGAIGSEPQLDHWWPNRLKVELLHQNPVQANPLGPDYDYAEAIKDLDIAALKADLRALLHSSKDWWPSDYGHYGPQMVRMAWHSAGTYRIADGRGGSAEGMQRFAPINSWWDNGNTDKSRRLLLPIKQKYGAKLSWADLMMLAGTLALEDMGLPIQGFAFGRVDAWEADRATYWGPEGWNGKRPSEVGQGPLEGHPNQMVTRDLRWEGDVRSDHYDLEAPLANANQALIYVDPEGPNGNGNAQDSARDIRETFARMAMNDEETVALIAGGHAFGKSHGMVSADEIGPAPEGAPIQAQGLGWQNPEGLGFAQYTMTNGIEGSWTPDPTMWDNSYLENLFKYEWKQETSPAGAVQWTPEDPDAPKTPDAHVEGQMNPLMMMTSDLALKVDPEYRKICERFLADFDYFTDCFSKAWHKLIHRDLGPTSRWLGPEIGGTFIWQDPTPEAEYPPISEADIAELKKTCLTTGIPLRELIATAWASASTYRDTDKRGGANGARIRLAPQKDWAVNNPAQLSRVLSALEQVKSDFDAKGAAKVSMADLIVLAGCAAVEAAAKAAGHDVCVPFVAGRTDASDEWTDAETFDWLLPVVDGFRNYRHPGIRYQVPAEQLFLDQAAKLALTAPEWTALAGGLRALDQNYDGSETGIFTQRKGQLTNDYFRVLVSMDYAWHPQDGEEMFDIRPRAGEGASYTASRCDLVFGSNSELRQLAEYYAADDGEAYLVRDFVKAWHKVMMLDRFDVAKERRRAMALC
- a CDS encoding nitrate- and nitrite sensing domain-containing protein produces the protein MSAPKRHVSLKQKISRLLVLPLLAVILLSGLMIFERISSSQKARNLSALMEFASSLSNLVHEQQKERGATSVFLSSEGSLFKDELAAQRGQTDQRLKAFTQMGDRLAGTFTPRLAASYANLQAQIAQRAKIRAQVDSLTLPIPEALGHYTTINADAINIIGQLSKLAISAELAKKLGALTSFMATKERAGIERAIGAGGFALGSFDMARLASLYKLVSQQDMGLEFFRDFSSQAQAAELDTLEHSPEFTDVARLRDIAFAYPETRSTQGVTAQEFFDATTKRIGMLKTFEDGISADIMASAKEFVRHQTVLLALNIVAMFGACGMILLLARRISTKMAQEVGHISQRATQMATGQMDSEMPETTILEFGRINDAIEAFRQSILRARRQEEAHAKETQMRELSEREHAEHLLEQEKLAAEQQLAHAAAKQAEDEAIAEEINEVVTACARGDFTKRIPLQGKTGLMAELCKGLNEIGSCVEQGMTEVETSMRSFAQGNFTYRMPDTLRGSFHRVAQSSNQAANALSMTMQTISASSQRIESSTQEIADASADLARRSEKNAAVLEETTSALTEMSASVTSSSRALDEAQKTIGDISERAERGHQIVVNAIAAMDSIESSSAQIERVLQVIDDIAFQTNLLALNAGVEAARAGEAGRGFAVVASEVRALAQRSADASQEISNMISTSGTDVQRGVSMVNSTGSALADIVSGVHDIRSRIESIVTATRETTIGINEISGATLELDQTTQKNAAMFEETNAAIATLRTETEALAAEIGTFQIDPGDVEFFAPPERLAS